Proteins from a genomic interval of Oncorhynchus mykiss isolate Arlee chromosome 21, USDA_OmykA_1.1, whole genome shotgun sequence:
- the LOC110490648 gene encoding DNA-(apurinic or apyrimidinic site) endonuclease, with amino-acid sequence MSKRAKKNEQEAGDGDHDNGTAPAAKKGKKVKEPEAPILYSDPPDKMNSKDGRAANMKITSWNVDGLRAWVKKKGLDWVRDEAPDVLCLQETKCAEKSLPDEITSMPEFPHKYWAGSDEKEGYSGVAMLCKTEPLKVTYGIGKEEHDKEGRVITAEFPTFFLVTAYVPNSGRGLVRLDYRKTWDVEFKAYLSDLDKRKPLVLCGDLNVAHEEIDLKNSKGNKKNAGFTAEEREGFNQLLAAGFTDSFRELYPEQANAYTFWTYMMNSRSKNVGWRLDYFVLSSALLPGLCDSKIRNQAMGSDHCPITLHMVV; translated from the exons ATGTCGAAAAGAGCGAAGAAAAATGAGCAGGAGGCTGGAGATGGTGACCATGACAACGGCACAG CTCCCGCTGCCAAGAAAGGAAAGAAGGTCAAGGAACCAGAGGCTCCCATTCTGTACAGTGACCCTCCTGATAAGATGAACAGCAAAGATGGACGTGCTGCTAACATGAAGATCACCTCCTGGAATGTGGATGGGCTCAGAGCTTGGGTCAAGAAGAAGGGCCTTGAT TGGGTGCGTGACGAGGCCCCAGATGTGCTGTGCCTGCAGGAGACGAAGTGCGCTGAGAAGTCCCTTCCTGATGAAATCACCTCCATGCCTGAGTTCCCCCACAAGTACTGGGCTGGCTCTGATGAGAAGGAGGGCTATAGCGGGGTAGCTATGCTGTGCAAGACTGAGCCCCTCAAAGTTACCTATGGCATAG GTAAAGAGGAGCATGATAAGGAGGGCCGTGTTATCACTGCTGAGTTCCCCACCTTCTTCCTGGTCACCGCCTACGTGCCCAACTCTGGCCGAGGCCTGGTGCGCCTGGACTATCGCAAGACCTGGGACGTGGAGTTCAAGGCCTACCTGAGCGACCTGGACAAGCGCAAGCCCCTGGTGCTGTGTGGCGATCTGAACGTGGCCCACGAGGAGATCGACCTGAAGAACTCCAAAGGCAATAAAAAAAACGCAGGCTTCACAGCAGAGGAGCGTGAGGGCTTCAATCAGCTGCTGGCTGCAGGCTTCACCGACAGCTTCCGCGAGCTGTACCCCGAGCAGGCCAATGCGTACACCTTCTGGACCTACATGATGAACTCTCGCTCTAAGAACGTAGGCTGGCGTCTGGACTACTTTGTGCTGTCCTCTGCTCTACTGCCAGGCCTTTGTGATAGCAAGATCCGCAACCAAGCTATGGGCAGTGACCACTGCCCCATCACTCTGCACATGGTTGTGTAG